A single window of Macrobrachium nipponense isolate FS-2020 chromosome 31, ASM1510439v2, whole genome shotgun sequence DNA harbors:
- the LOC135206718 gene encoding box C/D snoRNA protein 1-like translates to MGNLTLLSDYRFLEEIDHKLDDNHRHPLRRHIMVRHGERQSLPHFLQRLKSEAWNRGTLLKFMPSHFVAHQENSTRYYFKDGIIRWHVKWIFHQADVTFVDRNVDENTTIVKLLSKYLEPNDSLSLEESEKLAFYHSASYGKVAVLMQTNEKGSVPAFEEVFVKKSLRLNMANKTVIEYPVFYVVLRDHIHSYLEYEADDHDDLFCEKEQKEEVDESLGYF, encoded by the exons ATGGGCAACCTCACTTTACTCAGTGATTACAG ATTCCTTGAGGAGATTGACCACAAATTGGATGACAATCATCGTCACCCACTGAGACGTCATATCATGGTGAGGCATGGTGAAAGACAGTCATTGCCTCATTTTTTGCAGCGTCTGAAGAGTGAAGCATGGAATCGAGGAACCCTTTTAAAGTTTATGCCAAGCCATTTTGTTgcacatcaagaaaattcaacgCGTTATTACTTTAAAGATGGCATAATAAG ATGGCATGTGAAATGGATTTTTCATCAGGCAGATGTAACATTTGTTGACAGAAATGTAGATGAAAACACCACTATTGTCAAACTTCTTTCTAAGTACTTAGAGCCAAATGACAGTTTGAGTCTAGAAGAATCtgaaaaattagctttttatcatTCAGCTTCTTACGGGAAAGTCGCTGTCCTGATGCAAACTAATGAGAAAGGATCTGTGCCTGCCTTTGAAGAAGTTTTTGTGAAAAAAAGTCTTCGTTTGAACAtggcaaataaaactgtcattGAGTATCctgtattttatgttgttcttcgAGATCATATTCACTCTTACCTTGAATATGAAGCTGATGATCATGACGATTTGTTTTGTGAAAAAGAGCAAAAAGAAGAGGTAGATGAAAGCTTAGGATATTTCTGA